In Sphingomonas sp. G-3-2-10, a single window of DNA contains:
- the manD gene encoding D-mannonate dehydratase ManD, with product MPIITAARVIVTCPGRNFVTLKIETDQGVYGIGDATLNGRELSVASYLTDHVIPCLIGRDAHRIEDIWQYLYKGAYWRRGPVTMSAIAAVDMALWDIKGKVAGLPVYQLLGGASREGCMVYGHANGSDISETLERAHEYLEHGYKAVRLQSGVPGLKATYGVSGERFYYEPAKGNLPDETLWSTSKYLRSVPELFDKARDSLGWDLHLLHDVHHRCTPIEAGRLGKDLEPYRLFWLEDTTPAENQAAFRLIRQHTTTPLAVGEIFNTIWDCKQLIEEQLIDYIRATVVHAGGITHLRRIAALADLYQVRTGCHGATDLSPVSMAAALHFGLSVPNFGVQEYMRHTEATDEVFPHAYSFKDGLMHPGEKPGLGVDIDEALAGGHEYNRAYLPVNRLEDGTVFNW from the coding sequence TTGCCTATCATCACTGCCGCTCGCGTCATCGTCACCTGCCCCGGCCGCAACTTCGTGACGCTGAAGATCGAGACCGACCAGGGCGTGTACGGGATCGGCGACGCGACTCTCAACGGGCGCGAATTGTCGGTGGCGAGCTATCTGACCGATCACGTCATCCCCTGCCTGATCGGGCGCGATGCGCACCGGATCGAGGATATCTGGCAGTATCTCTACAAGGGCGCGTACTGGCGCCGCGGTCCCGTCACCATGTCCGCGATCGCCGCGGTCGACATGGCGCTGTGGGATATCAAGGGCAAGGTCGCGGGGCTGCCGGTCTATCAGCTGCTCGGCGGGGCCAGCCGCGAGGGGTGCATGGTCTATGGCCATGCCAACGGCAGCGACATTTCCGAGACGCTGGAACGCGCGCACGAATATCTCGAACATGGCTACAAGGCCGTCCGCCTCCAGTCGGGCGTACCGGGCCTCAAGGCCACCTATGGCGTCTCGGGCGAGCGTTTCTATTACGAGCCGGCCAAGGGCAACCTGCCCGACGAGACGCTCTGGTCGACTTCCAAATATCTCCGTTCGGTCCCCGAACTGTTCGACAAGGCGCGCGACTCGCTCGGCTGGGACCTGCATCTGCTCCACGACGTCCATCACCGCTGCACGCCGATCGAAGCCGGGCGGCTGGGCAAGGATCTCGAACCCTATCGCCTGTTCTGGCTGGAAGACACGACGCCCGCCGAGAATCAGGCCGCGTTCCGCCTGATCCGCCAGCACACCACCACCCCGCTCGCGGTGGGAGAGATCTTCAACACCATCTGGGACTGCAAGCAGCTGATCGAGGAACAGCTGATCGATTATATCCGCGCCACCGTGGTCCATGCCGGCGGCATCACCCACCTCCGCCGCATCGCCGCCCTGGCCGATCTCTATCAGGTCCGCACCGGCTGCCACGGCGCGACCGACCTCTCGCCCGTCTCGATGGCCGCCGCGCTCCATTTCGGTCTCTCGGTGCCCAATTTCGGCGTGCAGGAATATATGCGCCACACCGAGGCGACCGACGAAGTCTTCCCCCATGCCTATTCGTTCAAGGACGGCCTGATGCACCCGGGCGAAAAGCCCGGCCTGGGCGTCGACATCGACGAAGCGCTGGCCGGAGGCCACGAATATAACCGCGCCTATCTGCCGGTGAACCGGCTGGAGGACGGGACGGTGTTCAACTGGTGA
- a CDS encoding MoaD/ThiS family protein codes for MATVIFAAIEDEPIERFELAEAALVKTLIASLAGRHPEIAEMLVFKEDDDEPLGHDHPLKGHDKAIFHLHRCRQIKVAVNYKAETFNHKFAPGTTIKRVTKWATKKAGLDDAEAQEHVLQISGTRTQPSLNAHLGSLKIRGCEIEFDLVRKQLVQG; via the coding sequence ATGGCTACGGTTATTTTTGCCGCCATCGAGGACGAACCGATCGAGCGTTTCGAGCTGGCGGAAGCCGCGCTCGTCAAGACGCTCATCGCGAGTCTCGCTGGCCGCCACCCCGAAATCGCCGAAATGCTCGTCTTCAAGGAAGATGATGATGAGCCGCTGGGTCATGATCATCCGCTCAAGGGTCACGACAAGGCGATCTTCCACCTCCACCGTTGCCGGCAGATCAAGGTTGCGGTCAACTACAAGGCCGAGACCTTCAACCACAAGTTCGCGCCCGGGACGACCATCAAGCGCGTGACGAAGTGGGCGACCAAGAAGGCGGGCCTCGATGACGCCGAGGCGCAGGAGCACGTGCTGCAGATCAGCGGTACGCGCACCCAGCCGTCGCTGAACGCTCACCTCGGCAGCCTCAAGATCCGCGGCTGCGAGATCGAGTTCGACCTCGTGCGTAAGCAGCTGGTCCAGGGCTGA
- a CDS encoding Mov34/MPN/PAD-1 family protein, whose protein sequence is MTFWPLTSICRLFVRQPELSIPASIWSELLNGLRARGRNVRESGAFLLGPPGDHRQVLSIVFYDQIDPNAFDTGIIVIDGACMADLWAICRRTGLAVVADVHTHPGGAGQSESDRRHPMIAEPGHIAMIIPNFAAEPVQLNAIGLYRYRGKFSWDSLTSRFLRPALKIEGNRP, encoded by the coding sequence ATGACCTTCTGGCCTCTCACCAGCATCTGCCGGCTGTTCGTTCGGCAGCCTGAGCTTTCGATCCCAGCATCGATCTGGTCTGAACTGCTTAATGGTCTGCGCGCACGCGGCCGCAATGTCCGCGAAAGCGGGGCGTTCCTACTTGGGCCGCCCGGTGATCATCGCCAGGTTTTGTCGATCGTGTTCTACGATCAGATCGACCCCAACGCCTTCGATACGGGGATTATCGTGATTGATGGCGCCTGCATGGCGGACCTTTGGGCGATTTGCCGCCGCACGGGACTGGCGGTTGTCGCGGATGTTCACACCCACCCCGGCGGCGCCGGTCAGAGCGAGTCCGACCGGCGTCACCCGATGATCGCCGAACCGGGGCATATCGCAATGATCATCCCGAATTTTGCCGCAGAGCCGGTGCAGCTGAACGCCATCGGCCTCTACCGTTATCGCGGGAAATTTAGCTGGGATTCCCTGACATCCCGATTTCTCCGGCCCGCGCTGAAAATCGAGGGAAACAGGCCATGA